The segment TTTGGAAAAGCCTCAAAGCTGTCGAATCCTCCACTGCAGCTGCAGCTTGATAGGGAGAGCCTTTGtgtttttttgtttcttctCCATAGGGAGACAACCAAGTAGTGCAATGGAATATGCATACTGATCATCTCACAGAGaggtagaaagaaagaaagagaaaaaaatatatttttttatgcaaaatatttttttaagaacCTTCCATTGATGGGCGGCATTGGTCGGACTCCTTGTTGATCGACCAGTTGGTAGGCGCCTCCGTTGTAGACTTGTTCGATGGCGTAtggtccttcccacttgggcTCGAATTTTCCTTTCGTCTTGTGTGTGACAACGATAGGACGCCGAAGCGCGAGCACCAGTTCACCTTTCCTGAAGGCGCGCCGCTTGACGAGCTTGTTGTAGGCCCTCGCCATGTTGTGGCGATATAGCTCCAGTTCTTGTACAGCCTTGAGGCGACCCTCCTCTAGGGCATCGAGTTCCTGGAACCGGAGTCGGACCTGTTCATCCTGAGTTAGCCCATCATGAATAGCCACCCGTAATGATGGTAGCTGAATCTCTAGAGGCAAAACTGCCTCACACCCATACACAAGAGAATATGGGGTGGCTTGAGTTGGGGTACGGACCGTGACGCGGTACGCCCATAGTGCTTCGAAGAGACGATCATGCCAGTCTCTCCTATGCTTGTGCACTGTTTTCTTAAGTATCTTGCCGAGGGTCTTGTTGAACGCTTCTATCATCCCGTTTGCCTGGGGATAATAGCCAGTGGAGTAGTTCCACTTGATTTTATACTTCTCCATAAACCTATGCATCTTGTCTGATCTGAAAGCTTTAGCATTGTCAGATGTGATGCGACGTGGAATTCCGAAGCGGTATATGATGTGTCGCTCCAGAAAATTGATGGCGTTAGCGCTCTTCACCTTGCGCAATGGTACTGCCTCCGCCCATTTGGAGAAGTAGTCCGTTGCAGCAAGGATAAAGCGATGACCTCCAGAAGAAGGAGGGTCAATGGGGCCGATGACGTCCATGCCCCAAGCGTCGAACGGCAATGAAGGGACCGTCGGGTGAAGTGGTACTGGCGGTAGATGCTTGAAATTGCCATGGATTTGGCAACCATGGCACGTCTTCGCCACTTCTAGGCAATCTGCCATGATGCCCGGCCAATAGTACCCAGCCAAGCGAACACTATGATACATTTTTGGGCCACTCTGGTGCCCACCGCAAACtccatgatgaacctccttcaaCACTTCATCGGCCTCATGACGGTTCACACATCGTAGGAGCATCTCTTGTCCGTAGGCGCGCTTGTAGAGCACACCTCCTTTGTAGACATAGGATGGAAGTCGTCGTTGTAGCTGACGTCTCTTCACTATATCATCTGGGAGACTGCCATGCTTGAAGTAGTCGAGGAAGGGTTTGCGCCAATCGTCCTCTTTGATGGCCCCCATGGTGACAGTGTCGACTTCCTGTTCCGCCGAGATGAGCACTAATACAGCAGGAAGTAGCCACCTCTCCTCGATAGTGACTTGTGCGGGTTTACCTTCGGGAAGGGCAAGCGCCGCTGCGAGCTTTGCCAAAGCATCAGCTGGAGCATTCCTGCTTCGTGGGACATGAAGAATTTCAATATTTTTGAATTTATTCATGAGTTTTTGAGCTGCCTCACAATATGGCATGAGTTCCGATTTACGGACTTCATAGACCCCATTGATCTGTCGAACAATGAGCTGAGAGTCCCCATGAACTCGCAGGGAACATACCTCCATGGAAAGTGCTAGGAGGAGGCCGAAGATGAGTGCCTCATACTCCGCTTCGTTATTGGAACACTCCTCCTTGAGAAGGGAGTATGAGTGGTACATCACTCCTCCCTGTGGGGTCTTGAACACCAGCCCAGCTCCAGCTCTTCGTCTTGAGGTACCATCGAGGGCGACTTCCGCTCGTGAGGCACCGTCAAAGTAGAGCTCCCATGGAGCCTCGATGTCAGTGGTGAAGACGTCCTCATCAGGTAACTCGGTGATGAGTGGGGAGTCGTCACGTACAGGATGTGCCGCCAGGAACTCCGCCAGAGCTTGTCCTTTAATAGCTTTTTGCGGCACAAATGTGAGATCAAACTCTGTCATGAGAAGAACCCACTTTGCTAGCCGTCCAGTGAGTGCGGGTTGACTGAGCAGATACTTTATTGGATCTGCCCTTGCCACTAGCTGGATTTCATGTGCCAACATGTAATGCCTTAACTTCTTCAAAGCAAAGATCAGTGCCAAGCACAACTTCTCGATGGAGGAATAGTTGCGTTCAGCACCCACCATGGTGCGGCTCAAGTAGTAGCACGCCACCTCCTTGCCTTCATCATTATGTTGAGCGAGTAGGGCGCCTAGTGAGGAAGGCTGCGCAGCAATGTAAAGAATGAGAGGGCGTCCTTTTATAGGAGCAGCCAACACTGGAGGATTAAGAAGGTACCTTTTGATGCTATCAAAGCAGTTTTGGCACTCCTCATCCCATACAAATGGTGCTCCCTTCTTCATTAGCTTAGAGAAGGGTTGTATGCGTCCAGAGAGATTTGAGATGAAGCGCCTAATGTAGGCCAAGTGTCCTTGGAGTGTCCTCAGCTCACTTAGCTTTTGGGGCGATGGCATCTCAAGGATGGCCgtgatcttctttggctcaatctcGATGCCGCGATGTCGAACAACAAAGCCGAGGAAGACACCTGACCGGACAGCAAATGCGCACTTGAGGGGGTTCATCTTGAGCTGGTGTCGACGCAACCGCTCAAACACCACCCTAAGGTCATCTTGATGGTTCCTGCGGTCCTTTGTCTTTACCACCATGTCGTCGACGTAACACTCGACAGAGTGGTGGATTAGGTCACCGAGGATGTATGTCATGGCCCGTTGGTAGGTTGCACCAgcgttcttcaacccaaaaggcaTCACTGTATAATGGAAGTTGCCTCTAGGTGTCCTGAAGGTGGTGTCGAGTGCATCCACAGGGTCCATCTTGATTTGGTTGTAACCGGAGGACCAGTCCATAAAGGACAAGGCATCAAACCCAGTGGTGGCATCGACTACCAACTCTGTGACTGGTAGGGGGAAGTCATCCTTAGGACAAGCTCGGTTCAAGTCGCGAAAGTCAACGCAGACTCGAACTTGTCCATTCTTCTTCTCCACGGGGACAATAGACGAGAGCCAGCGAGGGTATTGTATCTCTTTGATGAACCCGGCTGTGATCAACTTGTCAACCTCAGCTATGACTTGGTCTGGAAACTCAGGTCGGACACGTCGAGGTGCTTGCTTCACAGGACGACATTGTGGGTCAATCGCCAATTTATGAGTGGCGACACTAGGGTCCAACCCAGGCATCTCTTTGTAGCTCCATGCGAAGCAATCTATATACTCCATTAGGAAGCTTCGATAATCTTCTCGCTCCTCCTCCGTGAGCGTGGCGCTTACAAAGGTAGGTCGCGGGTCCTCTTCAGTTCCTAGGTTGATTTGCACAAGCTCATCAACGGTAGGTTGCCCACCATCTTCAAGTTGTTGAGGTGCAGGTGTAGCGTCTAGCTCTCCACCTTCAACTGCCTGGTGTCGAGGATGGTATGAGTAGCTAGCTTCATCATTTGTGGTGGTTGATATGGTGAAGCAGTGGACAACATTGGCATTAACTGGATCTCTTCCTTCATCAGAGGTGTCGATGTGTCGGTAGCCAAGTCCAAACTTTGATTGGACTTTATGTTTCGCCTTGACCAGAGCTTCCGCTTGACTCCACCATTGCTCGCATATagctggtggtggtggcatTCTATTATTCGGGCCGAGAGTAATTCCAGCCTTCTCTAACAAGTGAGCCATCCCAGGCTCGGCCTTCATGGTTGTCAGTGCTTCGTCTACATCATGATCAGGGTTAGGGAATTCATGCACAAAGTcacaatgttgtacttgtggcACCTTATAGAAGATAGTGCGCGGTGAAGAAGGGGAGTGACCTGGAATTGTCCATACTTCCAACTCAGAGGTTGTCGATATGTACAATGCTGGAGGCTGCATACACTCAGCGCTCGTTGCCACTCCTTCTATTTCAGCGACTCTCTTCTTGACAGCTCCTTCCGGCGCCATTATGGCTTGACTTGTAGACGCCTGAGTTGTAGTGATTGTTGGTGCATTTTTACTCATTACGAGCGGCTTGGCGCCCCCTTGCCCACTTGTGGAACTCCCAATGGTCAATGCACCAGACTTTGGATGCACCTCATCTCGTGGGATCTCCTTGGATGAAGAGGCAAATGTCAATAAAGGCCTTCGTGTGGACCTTAAGGTGACCGGCGTTGATGGAGAGACTCCCACATTTAATGATGAAGGAATGGTTATGGGTGTGGAGGAGATGCCTCCCGCCCCCTGCCTAGTCCTCCTAGATCTTGGGGAGATCCTTTGCTTGGAAGGAGAGCATGGCATGATGAGGGCTTTCACCTCGGGTGTTGTAGTGCCCAGCTTCAACACGATGTCTGCTGCAGGTGCAACACGACCAAGCTGGTGCTTGTACTCCTCGACTGGGAAGTAGTATTTGGCATCTGCATGGTACGCCTCCTGTATGGTATATGGTGACATGTTGCCGATGATACGCTGTTGTGTCTTGCTCCCATCGAGGAACTTCAAGTATTGATGCAGAGTAGACGGCACCACCCGATACTTGTGAATCCACGGCCTCCCTAGAAGCGCGGAGTATGACGTGTTGGCGTCGATGACGTAGAACCGTACCTTGAAGCTGAAGGTGGACATCTGGATCTTCATGGTTAGAGCTCCCAAAGTCGTCTTCCCAAAGTTGTCAAAGCCGCAAATGACAACATctgtaggctccaagtcatccacCGTGAAGCCAGCCCGCGTTAGACTCCGCAGGGGCAAAATGTTCACAGCAGACCTAGGGTCAATCAGGATTCAGCGAAGGTGCGCGACTCCTATGTTCCCCTCAACATAGAGTGGACAGTTGTGGTCACCAGCTTCTATCACCTCATCTTCCTCGTCAAAAGTGATCTCATTCACAAACAACGGGTTGTTGACGAGGCGGTGCTTGGCCATAACCACTTCATAGAGCTCGGGTTCGAGCAGCGCCTTCACGAGGGCTTCTCGAAGATCAGGCACTAGCATGAGAGCATCATAGACACTTAGCAGCGCCGGGATCCGCTTTAGGTGGGAAACGACATTGTAGTCGATATCCTCAAtccggttcttcttcttctttgatgGTTCGAGCGCTCCTGATGGTGGGGCACCTTCATTTACAGCCTTGTTTGCCTTCGGTTGCTTGGCTTGGGGTAGTTCTTGTAGAGCTCTCCCACTTCGTAAGTTCATGTTGACTTCGGCTGGGGCATCTCTTTTCTCGTCACCATCATGGAGCATTTCTTGCTCCCTAGCCGTAAGCACTTCCTCGGAGCCTGAGTTCTCATCTTTGCTTCTAGTGGAAGTTGTATTACATGTTGCCATGTTCGAGGTCAAGTAAGAGCTCGACTCTACTTGTGCTTCCTTATTTGGGACTTGCCCCCGGCGCTTAGGCCAGAATTCCGCTAAGGTAGGTAGCACACGGCCTGCACGAGGGAAGGGTGCGTCTCCCTCCGTCTTGGGAACGAAACGGGGTTGTGGGTGCCGCCGGCTTGGGTCTAGCTGCCCTTGTGTATGTGGGGATACAATGGTGCGAGGATGTCGAGGGGGGCGACCATTTGATCGTCGTCGATGTTGTACCTCTATCCATGTCTCTTCCCGAGCGATCCTAGGTGTCTCTCCTGATGTGGTTCGGGGCTCTTCGATCATCATGTGGGCGAGTTGCTCCTCAGCGTGCATCACGGGCACCCAtgatcctccatcttctcctcctccttgcCTTGGTGGAGAGTTTGTATCCAAAGTCACCACGTTAACAGTGTGGTAGTCGGGGTTGACAGCTTCAGGATCTAGGTTGATCCTCCTCTCGGTGATGGCTCTTTGTAGCCACTCCTTAAAGGCGATGCAGTCCTCAATCGAGTGACCGATGTACCTGTGGTATGGACAGTATAAAGCATTATTAGACATGTTTACCTGGTCTGGCCGGCGTGGCTCCGGAAGGTTGAGCGCTTTATGCTCCATTAGGTGCTCGAACATGTCCTTCACTAGCTCCCGTTTGAAGATGTATTGCTTCTTGAGAAGGTCTTGGAGACGCATCCTCCCTCCTCCTTGTTCATTCCTGGCACCTACGAAAGGCACTTGACCTTGAGGAGCGTTGGAGAAGGCCCTTGCAGTGTTTGCCTCCGCTTGAGCCTTCATTTTGCCCCTAGCGTTGTTGAACTTCGCTGTCGAGCTGAAGCGCTTGGCAGGTTCAAAGACGCTGGCATTCTTGTAGAGCTCCATGATTTGAGGTGATTTCTCAAATTCAATCTTGGTGGCAGCCACTGCAGAGCTCAGCTCACTGAACGTCCTAGGCTCTCGTCGTGAAACTTCTAGCGACCAATGTTGTAGCATTCCATGAATGCACATCCCGATCGCATCTTCAATGTGCATGTCTCTCGCTAGACGCACGAAGTTATCTCGAAATCGAATGAGGAAATCGTCGATAGGTTCATCACATCGTTGCTTGACTTGTGACAGCTCAACGACAGAGATGTCCCTCTTCATGGCGACGAAGTGCTTCTTGAAGGCCTTCTTCATGTCAGTCCAGTTGCTAATTTTTCCTATCGGCAGCCGGCTGTACCAATGGAACGCCGCGCCGGTCAGAGATCCTGAGAATTGGCGGAGTAGTAGCGACGAGTTGTTAGCTGTGTCGCCACATGCCGCTTCGAAGTAGGCCAGGTGCTCTCTCGCGTCTCCAGTGCCATCAAACTGACGGAACTTTGGTGGGCGCCATCCAGCTGGGAAGGGTACAAGATCATGCCATGCTTCGTATGGCTTCTCCAAGTCACCCTCGAGCGAGTGTGGTGCCTGCTCATTGGTGATCTGCCTCATCTTCTTGGTCACCAAGTCTTCGACTATGTCATGATAGTCTTTTAACGTCGATGGTTGTGGTCCTGCACTTGCTGAAGCAGAGACATTTTGTAACGGGGGAGGGCGAGCACTTGCTATGCCCTCCACCTCGTGAACTTGCGGATCTTCAGGAGCTTGAGGTGCACCATCAGGAGACCTATTCCGTGTCAAGGTTGTTATTAGCTCGACGAGGTTGTCAAACTTTGTTGATAACACCCTGATCACCTCGCCTTGTGCTTGTACTTGTTCTTCCAAGCTTCCTCTTTGGTTACTATTTTCCCCTGCCATGTGGGCCGGCGCAGTGTTGAGGTCACCAATGTAATCCTCTCCGTCTGAAGGGATGGAACGAGCGAGGTTGTCAAAGAGTGGCACAGTGGAGTGCACCTCTAAGGACGCAGAAGATTCATAATCGGAGACGTCGGTGTAGGGGCCCGAAAACTCCTTCTCATCATTCTTTCCTTCTTTGACCTTCTGCTCCGCGATTGACTTGAGCCGAGTACTAGCTCCGGCCCGACCAGCGATCTGTTGTACCTCATCAAGGTTGTGTGGAAGTCGAGACGTGATGTCAGCATAGCGCCTTGGAGATATGTCTGATGCCACTGCGTCATCCCCTTTGGATAGTGCATTCCTACCCTCAGTGACAGGTAGGCAGGGAGCTGAGGTAAAGCTCGCTCTAGGATTGACTTGTATTTCCTCATCAGAGGGGTAGGTGAAGTCATGGGTCACTGGAGGTGGGACCCATGTCTCTTTGGATTTAAGCCTCGAGTGTGCTGTTAATGCAACGCACATGGCTACATCCTTCTTGGGCACTTTAGCTGTTTCATCTATCATGCCTGTGTCGTCAGCTTGTGCTTGGG is part of the Sorghum bicolor cultivar BTx623 chromosome 10, Sorghum_bicolor_NCBIv3, whole genome shotgun sequence genome and harbors:
- the LOC110431078 gene encoding uncharacterized protein LOC110431078 yields the protein MKIQMSTFSFKVRFYVIDANTSYSALLGRPWIHKYRVVPSTLHQYLKFLDGSKTQQRIIGNMSPYTIQEAYHADAKYYFPVEEYKHQLGRVAPAADIVLKLGTTTPEVKALIMPCSPSKQRISPRSRRTRQGAGGISSTPITIPSSLNVGVSPSTPVTLRSTRRPLLTFASSSKEIPRDEVHPKSGALTIGSSTSGQGGAKPLVMSKNAPTITTTQASTSQAIMAPEGAVKKRVAEIEGVATSAECMQPPALYISTTSELEVWTIPGHSPSSPRTIFYKVPQVQHCDFVHEFPNPDHDVDEALTTMKAEPGMAHLLEKAGITLGPNNRMPPPPAICEQWWSQAEALVKAKHKVQSKFGLGYRHIDTSDEGRDPVNANVVHCFTISTTTNDEASYSYHPRHQAVEGGELDATPAPQQLEDGGQPTVDELVQINLGTEEDPRPTFVSATLTEEEREDYRSFLMEYIDCFAWSYKEMPGLDPSVATHKLAIDPQCRPVKQAPRRVRPEFPDQVIAEVDKLITAGFIKEIQYPRWLSSIVPVEKKNGQVRVCVDFRDLNRACPKDDFPLPVTELVVDATTGFDALSFMDWSSGYNQIKMDPVDALDTTFRTPRGNFHYTVMPFGLKNAGATYQRAMTYILGDLIHHSVECYVDDMVVKTKDRRNHQDDLRVVFERLRRHQLKMNPLKCAFAVRSGVFLGFVVRHRGIEIEPKKITAILEMPSPQKLSELRTLQGHLAYIRRFISNLSGRIQPFSKLMKKGAPFVWDEECQNCFDSIKRYLLNPPVLAAPIKGRPLILYIAAQPSSLGALLAQHNDEGKEVACYYLSRTMVGAERNYSSIEKLCLALIFALKKLRHYMLAHEIQLVARADPIKYLLSQPALTGRLAKWVLLMTEFDLTFVPQKAIKGQALAEFLAAHPVRDDSPLITELPDEDVFTTDIEAPWELYFDGASRAEVALDGTSRRRAGAGLVFKTPQGGVMYHSYSLLKEECSNNEAEYEALIFGLLLALSMEVCSLRVHGDSQLIVRQINGVYEVRKSELMPYCEAAQKLMNKFKNIEILHVPRSRNAPADALAKLAAALALPEGKPAQVTIEERWLLPAVLVLISAEQEVDTVTMGAIKEDDWRKPFLDYFKHGSLPDDIVKRRQLQRRLPSYVYKGGVLYKRAYGQEMLLRCVNRHEADEVLKEVHHGVCGGHQSGPKMYHSVRLAGYYWPGIMADCLEVAKTCHGCQIHGNFKHLPPVPLHPTVPSLPFDAWGMDVIGPIDPPSSGGHRFILAATDYFSKWAEAVPLRKVKSANAINFLERHIIYRFGIPRRITSDNAKAFRSDKMHRFMEKYKIKWNYSTGYYPQANGMIEAFNKTLGKILKKTVHKHRRDWHDRLFEALWAYRVTVRTPTQATPYSLVYGCEAVLPLEIQLPSLRVAIHDGLTQDEQVRLRFQELDALEEGRLKAVQELELYRHNMARAYNKLVKRRAFRKGELVLALRRPIVVTHKTKGKFEPKWEGPYAIEQVYNGGAYQLVDQQGVRPMPPINGRFLKKYFA